The Lysinibacillus pakistanensis genome includes a window with the following:
- a CDS encoding DUF5325 family protein, which translates to MNRAKFVMAIYALAAVLAMCSIGYSVAAESVFGIIAGILATCVIFMTAFKMKRKLREQGLL; encoded by the coding sequence ATGAATCGTGCAAAATTCGTAATGGCCATTTATGCATTAGCAGCTGTTTTAGCAATGTGTTCTATCGGATATTCTGTAGCTGCTGAAAGTGTGTTTGGTATTATAGCAGGCATTTTGGCTACTTGTGTCATTTTTATGACAGCCTTTAAAATGAAACGCAAATTGCGTGAGCAAGGATTACTTTAA
- the typA gene encoding translational GTPase TypA, with protein MTNLRQDLRNIAIIAHVDHGKTTLVDQLLKQSGTFRSNEHVEERAMDSNDIERERGITILAKNTAVNYNGTRINILDTPGHADFGGEVERILKMVDGVLLVVDAYEGCMPQTRFVLKKALEQKLTPIVVVNKVDKDSARPLEVVDEVLELFIELGADDDQLDFPVVYASGVNGTASLDSDPANQEENMQCLFEKVIESIPAPVDNSDEPLQFQVALLDYNDYVGRIGIGRVFRGTIEVGQQVALMKLDGTVKQFRVTKLFGFFGLKREEIQSAKAGDLIAVSGMEDINVGETVCPVEHQEALTPLRIDEPTLQMTFLVNNSPFAGREGKWVTARKVEERLRSQLQTDVSLRVEDTDSPDAWTVSGRGELHLSILIENMRREGFELQVSKPQVIIREIDGVKCEPFERVQIDVPEENVGSVIESIGTRKGEMLDMVNNGNGQVRLTFLVPARGLIGYTTEFMSMTKGFGIINHTFDCYQPYIPGRIGGRHQGVLVSMETGKSTTYGMMQVEDRGTLFVEPGTEIYEGMIVGENTRDNDITVNITKMKQKTNVRSATKDATNVIKKPRLLTLEEALEFLNDDEYLEITPESIRLRKQILDKNERERIAKKLKNAEQ; from the coding sequence ATGACAAACTTACGTCAAGATCTTCGCAATATCGCAATTATCGCCCACGTTGACCATGGTAAAACTACCTTAGTTGACCAATTATTAAAACAATCTGGTACATTCCGTTCAAACGAACATGTTGAAGAACGCGCAATGGACTCTAATGATATTGAACGCGAGCGTGGTATTACAATTTTAGCAAAAAATACTGCGGTAAACTATAACGGAACACGTATCAACATCCTTGATACGCCTGGACACGCCGACTTCGGTGGTGAGGTAGAACGTATTTTAAAAATGGTAGATGGCGTTTTACTAGTTGTCGATGCGTATGAGGGTTGTATGCCGCAAACACGCTTCGTGCTAAAAAAAGCATTAGAGCAAAAGTTAACACCAATTGTTGTTGTTAACAAAGTAGACAAAGATTCTGCTCGTCCACTTGAAGTAGTAGATGAGGTCTTAGAGCTATTTATTGAGCTTGGTGCAGATGATGATCAATTGGACTTTCCAGTTGTTTATGCTTCAGGTGTCAATGGTACAGCCTCACTTGATTCAGATCCAGCAAATCAAGAGGAAAATATGCAATGCCTATTCGAAAAGGTTATCGAATCAATTCCAGCACCAGTGGATAATTCTGATGAACCATTACAATTCCAGGTAGCTTTACTTGACTATAATGACTATGTAGGTCGTATCGGAATCGGACGTGTATTCCGCGGTACAATTGAAGTAGGTCAGCAAGTAGCATTAATGAAATTAGATGGTACAGTAAAACAATTCCGCGTAACGAAACTATTTGGTTTCTTTGGTTTAAAACGTGAAGAAATTCAGTCAGCAAAAGCTGGAGATTTAATTGCTGTATCTGGTATGGAGGACATCAACGTTGGTGAAACGGTATGTCCAGTAGAGCATCAAGAAGCATTAACACCATTGCGTATTGATGAACCAACATTACAAATGACTTTCTTAGTCAACAACTCGCCATTTGCAGGACGCGAGGGTAAATGGGTAACTGCCCGTAAAGTGGAGGAACGCCTACGTTCACAGCTTCAAACAGATGTATCTTTACGCGTAGAAGATACAGATTCACCAGATGCATGGACTGTTTCTGGTCGTGGTGAACTGCATTTATCAATCCTTATCGAAAATATGCGTCGTGAAGGCTTCGAGCTACAAGTATCAAAACCTCAAGTAATCATTCGTGAAATTGATGGTGTAAAATGTGAGCCATTTGAACGCGTACAAATTGATGTTCCTGAGGAAAATGTCGGTTCTGTAATAGAATCAATTGGTACTCGTAAAGGTGAAATGTTAGATATGGTGAACAATGGCAATGGTCAAGTTCGTTTAACATTCTTAGTTCCTGCTCGTGGTTTAATCGGTTATACGACAGAGTTTATGTCAATGACAAAAGGCTTTGGTATCATTAACCATACATTTGATTGCTACCAACCATATATTCCAGGTCGTATTGGTGGACGTCACCAAGGTGTTCTTGTTTCAATGGAAACTGGTAAATCCACAACTTATGGTATGATGCAAGTAGAAGACCGTGGTACACTGTTTGTAGAGCCAGGTACTGAAATTTATGAAGGTATGATCGTTGGCGAAAATACACGTGACAATGATATCACTGTAAACATAACAAAAATGAAGCAAAAAACGAATGTTCGTTCTGCGACAAAAGATGCAACAAACGTTATTAAAAAGCCACGTTTATTAACACTAGAAGAAGCATTAGAATTCTTAAATGATGATGAGTACCTAGAAATTACACCAGAATCTATTCGCCTTCGTAAACAAATTCTAGATAAAAATGAACGTGAAAGAATAGCGAAAAAACTTAAAAACGCTGAACAATAA
- a CDS encoding YlaH-like family protein gives MDIKSALMGELNVIQVAAQVNAKETEDAYEKMAGITRFLYENMPNYDIAGYVLFFLVFLLSAIVYKLGFAKKLKRSQNIIIYIFLFLGCILLTFFALYLPMVEGLIVAALILIVYKTRMWREKREEQQATNQ, from the coding sequence TTGGATATTAAGTCCGCTTTAATGGGGGAACTGAATGTTATTCAAGTAGCTGCACAGGTAAATGCAAAGGAAACAGAAGATGCCTATGAAAAAATGGCTGGAATTACGCGTTTTTTATATGAGAATATGCCTAACTATGACATTGCTGGCTATGTTCTATTTTTCCTGGTGTTTCTACTTTCGGCAATTGTCTATAAATTAGGCTTTGCAAAGAAATTAAAACGATCACAAAATATTATTATTTATATTTTCCTATTTTTAGGTTGTATCCTGTTAACATTTTTTGCTTTATATCTTCCAATGGTTGAAGGGCTTATTGTAGCGGCATTAATTTTAATTGTCTATAAAACACGTATGTGGCGTGAAAAAAGAGAAGAGCAACAAGCTACTAATCAGTGA
- a CDS encoding ABC transporter substrate-binding protein — protein sequence MRWFKRSLFFSVIAVLLLSLAACNKHELEKVKVGEVTRSIFYAPQYVALEKGFFEDEGLSVELQTIAGGDKTMTALLSDGIDIALVGSETSIYVTLQGANDPIQNFAQLTQTDGTFLVARDKIDNFSWDLLKGSTFLGQRKGGMPQMAGEFVLKKHGIDPTQDLTLIQNIDFANISTAFASGTGDFVQLFEPTASVFEKEGKGYIVASFGTESGHLPYTSFMAKSSYLKDEPKTVQGFTNALKRAQDFVQKESAAEVAKIIQPYFENVDVDLIETVVERYKSQGSYATDPILEKGEWDNLQTIMEEAGELPQRVDYEELVNTTFAKKAAE from the coding sequence ATGCGGTGGTTTAAAAGAAGCTTGTTTTTTAGTGTAATTGCTGTACTTCTCCTTTCTTTGGCGGCGTGTAATAAACATGAGCTTGAAAAAGTCAAAGTTGGAGAGGTGACGCGCTCAATTTTCTATGCGCCACAGTACGTAGCTCTTGAAAAAGGATTCTTCGAAGATGAAGGACTTTCTGTAGAACTTCAGACAATAGCTGGTGGGGATAAAACAATGACGGCATTGCTTTCAGATGGGATTGATATTGCCCTAGTTGGATCAGAGACCTCTATTTATGTAACGCTTCAGGGCGCAAATGATCCAATTCAAAATTTTGCTCAGCTTACACAAACAGATGGTACATTTTTAGTTGCACGGGATAAGATAGATAATTTTTCTTGGGATCTATTAAAAGGCTCCACATTTTTAGGACAACGTAAGGGTGGAATGCCACAAATGGCAGGAGAATTTGTATTGAAAAAGCATGGCATAGATCCTACTCAAGACTTAACACTTATTCAAAACATTGACTTTGCAAATATTTCTACGGCTTTTGCTTCTGGAACTGGAGATTTTGTACAACTGTTTGAACCGACTGCAAGTGTGTTTGAAAAAGAAGGAAAAGGCTATATTGTTGCTTCATTTGGTACAGAATCTGGCCATTTACCTTATACCTCGTTTATGGCAAAAAGTAGTTATTTAAAGGATGAACCGAAGACAGTCCAAGGCTTTACAAATGCATTGAAACGGGCACAGGATTTTGTGCAAAAAGAGAGTGCTGCCGAAGTAGCTAAAATTATTCAGCCATACTTTGAAAATGTGGATGTAGACTTGATTGAAACAGTGGTAGAGCGTTATAAATCTCAGGGCTCTTATGCGACAGATCCTATATTGGAGAAGGGGGAATGGGATAACTTGCAAACGATTATGGAGGAAGCAGGTGAACTTCCTCAACGGGTGGATTATGAAGAATTGGTGAATACAACTTTTGCAAAAAAGGCTGCTGAGTAA
- a CDS encoding ABC transporter ATP-binding protein: MEFLNLENIHHSYFSSTQAKDVLCDINLGIREGEFVSFIGPSGCGKTTLLSIIAGLFPPTKGKVYIDGEEISTQNQSLIGYMLQQDYLFPWKNIEDNITIGLKIMERSQKTHKVTANALLQEVGLANVSGNYPRELSGGMRQRVALARTLAVNPKILLLDEPFSALDYQSKLKLEDLVVETLKAYQKTAVLVTHDIGEAIAMSERVFLFSANPGTLHRVFEIPEALQQLSPFDARQHPAYSDVFQAIWKELESLG, encoded by the coding sequence ATGGAATTTTTAAACCTAGAAAATATTCACCATAGCTATTTTTCAAGTACACAGGCAAAGGATGTATTATGTGATATTAATTTAGGCATTCGTGAAGGAGAGTTTGTCTCATTTATCGGACCGAGCGGTTGTGGGAAAACAACTTTATTATCCATCATAGCAGGCTTATTTCCTCCTACTAAAGGCAAGGTATATATTGATGGTGAGGAAATATCGACACAAAACCAATCACTTATTGGCTATATGCTTCAGCAAGATTATTTATTTCCGTGGAAAAATATTGAGGACAATATTACGATCGGCTTGAAGATTATGGAGCGTAGCCAAAAAACGCATAAAGTAACCGCAAATGCATTGTTACAAGAAGTGGGGCTAGCAAATGTCAGCGGCAATTACCCACGAGAGCTGTCCGGTGGGATGCGGCAACGTGTTGCACTAGCCAGAACGCTGGCAGTAAATCCTAAAATTTTACTGCTGGATGAACCATTTTCAGCACTTGATTATCAGTCAAAGCTAAAGCTTGAGGACTTGGTTGTTGAAACGTTAAAGGCCTATCAAAAAACAGCAGTTCTTGTCACTCATGATATTGGAGAGGCGATTGCGATGAGTGAACGGGTATTTCTCTTCTCAGCTAATCCAGGTACATTACACAGAGTTTTTGAAATACCTGAAGCATTACAACAGCTATCCCCCTTTGATGCACGACAACATCCAGCATATTCAGATGTATTCCAAGCTATTTGGAAGGAGCTGGAGAGCCTTGGATAA
- a CDS encoding ABC transporter permease: MDNTPFKQYQQMLKKEKRFVRLYQLIILLIFFGGWELLSRFEWIDRLIFSSPTHVWQTFIGKVSDGSLTLHVGVTLMETIIGFIAGTLLGTLIAIILWWSPLLSKVLDPYLVILNAMPKVALGPILIVALGPGYFSIIAMGALISIIITTIVVYTAFKGVDPNYSKVLQTFRATRWQIFKEVILPASFPTIISTLKVNVGLSWVGVIVGEFLVASKGLGYLIIYGFQVFNFNLVLMSLLIIAFFATIMYQVVELIEKVIIKNNA; the protein is encoded by the coding sequence TTGGATAATACACCTTTTAAACAGTATCAACAAATGTTAAAAAAGGAAAAACGTTTTGTTCGACTTTATCAGCTCATCATCTTACTCATTTTTTTTGGTGGATGGGAGCTTCTTTCTAGATTCGAATGGATTGATCGGTTAATTTTTAGTTCGCCAACACATGTATGGCAAACATTTATTGGAAAAGTAAGTGATGGTTCGTTAACTTTGCACGTTGGTGTCACGCTGATGGAGACGATTATTGGTTTTATTGCGGGTACTTTACTTGGTACATTAATAGCTATTATTTTATGGTGGTCCCCATTGTTATCTAAGGTATTGGATCCTTATTTAGTGATTTTAAATGCCATGCCAAAAGTAGCGCTAGGACCTATTTTAATTGTTGCACTTGGACCAGGGTATTTTTCGATAATTGCTATGGGTGCCCTAATTTCGATAATTATTACAACTATTGTTGTTTATACAGCCTTTAAAGGCGTAGATCCGAACTATAGCAAAGTTTTACAAACTTTTAGGGCTACGAGGTGGCAGATATTTAAAGAAGTCATATTACCAGCCTCTTTTCCAACGATTATTTCTACTTTAAAGGTAAACGTAGGATTATCATGGGTAGGGGTTATTGTGGGGGAATTTTTAGTTGCCTCAAAAGGTCTTGGCTATTTAATCATCTATGGCTTCCAAGTATTTAATTTTAATCTAGTTCTGATGTCACTGCTCATCATTGCCTTTTTTGCGACAATTATGTATCAGGTAGTCGAGCTGATTGAGAAGGTAATCATAAAGAATAATGCATAA
- a CDS encoding YlaI family protein, giving the protein MRVKCVICDTINNLDDDLPLAKKLRNRPIHTYMCDICHDRIKDNTLARIETGNFRFYRTSPQMDKDF; this is encoded by the coding sequence ATGCGTGTAAAATGTGTCATTTGCGATACAATTAACAATTTAGACGATGATTTACCGTTAGCAAAAAAATTACGCAATCGACCAATTCATACGTATATGTGTGACATATGTCATGATCGTATTAAAGACAATACGCTTGCACGAATAGAAACGGGAAATTTCCGCTTTTATCGCACTTCACCACAAATGGATAAAGATTTTTAA
- a CDS encoding peptidyl-prolyl cis-trans isomerase: protein METIIPIKGAVSFQLTLDPTVWIFDDRKLDLKTYFTSQEVEEDKDIKYMREVGAHWSREIMEGATFPPTLKSERKFDRKGMETGTFGIELSPFLKNAEIKPEATTIVIECEDGKEYPFSIAEAQRLILKYSQDGKPLLEDGPVHVLFKDGSNVDNPIKNVSAIRVE from the coding sequence ATGGAAACAATAATTCCTATCAAGGGTGCAGTTTCATTTCAACTAACATTAGATCCTACAGTTTGGATTTTCGATGATCGTAAATTAGATTTAAAAACATACTTCACATCACAAGAAGTGGAGGAAGATAAGGATATTAAATATATGCGTGAGGTAGGCGCTCATTGGTCACGCGAAATAATGGAAGGAGCCACTTTCCCTCCAACATTAAAATCTGAACGTAAATTTGATCGTAAAGGGATGGAAACAGGTACTTTCGGTATCGAATTGAGCCCCTTCTTGAAAAATGCCGAAATTAAACCTGAAGCGACAACGATCGTTATTGAATGTGAAGATGGCAAAGAATATCCATTCTCCATTGCAGAGGCACAAAGACTCATTTTAAAATATAGCCAGGACGGTAAACCTTTACTTGAAGATGGCCCTGTCCATGTGCTGTTTAAAGATGGTTCAAATGTAGACAACCCTATTAAAAATGTATCAGCCATTCGTGTTGAATAG
- a CDS encoding YlaN family protein produces the protein MDTKSQTSFQEKALELLVADADKIARLIRVQMDHLTMPQCPLYEEVLDTQMFGLSREIDFAVKLGLIEREKGKEILDSLEKELSVLHDAYTDK, from the coding sequence ATGGATACGAAATCACAAACTTCTTTTCAGGAGAAGGCTTTGGAGCTTTTAGTTGCTGATGCAGACAAAATTGCTCGCCTTATTCGAGTACAAATGGATCATTTAACAATGCCACAATGCCCTTTATATGAAGAAGTATTAGATACACAAATGTTCGGCCTTTCACGTGAAATTGACTTTGCTGTGAAGCTTGGACTTATTGAGCGCGAAAAAGGCAAAGAAATTCTCGATTCACTCGAGAAAGAACTTTCTGTACTACATGACGCGTATACAGACAAATAA
- a CDS encoding FtsW/RodA/SpoVE family cell cycle protein: protein MRQYLKRYAQNFDYPLFFTVLLLSLFGLVMIYSSSMMVAIVFKEQTPDFYYNKQVTNLIVAFLGFLVAAFFPYKHYANKNIMLLLTIVLAVLFTWVKIDGNGAEEGIGSQSWIAVPGLGNFQPSEYAKLFIILYFAAAFHRKAQKYTFEKLQPTEIFYPIFLWILVVAGVAFETDLGASIILCGIAVSVVAASGIPFKTFWKFFGVLGAFGAAIIGILWMFKGELLKGNRKGRILSYFNPFDYENDVGHQVVNSYYAIGGGGLEGRGLGQSIQKLGYLPEPQTDFIMAIIMEELGIWGVLIVLGGLGFIIYKGFSIALRTKDPLARMIAAGIASWIGFQSFINLGGVTGLIPLTGVTLPFISYGGTSIIILSLAMGILINVSMFEKVERKKSQS, encoded by the coding sequence ATGAGACAATACTTAAAACGTTATGCACAAAATTTTGATTATCCATTATTTTTTACGGTCCTATTGCTAAGTTTATTTGGTTTGGTGATGATTTATAGCTCCAGTATGATGGTGGCTATTGTGTTCAAAGAACAAACACCCGATTTCTATTATAATAAGCAAGTGACCAATTTAATCGTAGCGTTTTTAGGATTTTTAGTGGCAGCATTTTTCCCTTATAAGCATTATGCAAATAAAAATATTATGCTGTTGCTGACGATTGTACTTGCTGTGTTATTTACTTGGGTAAAGATAGATGGAAATGGTGCTGAAGAAGGAATCGGATCTCAGAGCTGGATAGCTGTTCCTGGATTGGGGAATTTCCAGCCCTCTGAATATGCGAAACTATTTATAATTTTATATTTTGCTGCCGCCTTTCATCGAAAAGCACAAAAATATACATTTGAAAAGCTACAACCGACTGAAATATTTTATCCAATATTTCTTTGGATACTTGTAGTTGCGGGAGTAGCTTTTGAAACAGATTTAGGAGCCAGCATTATTTTATGTGGTATAGCTGTCTCTGTTGTGGCAGCTAGTGGAATTCCGTTTAAAACATTTTGGAAGTTTTTTGGTGTGTTAGGGGCATTTGGTGCAGCTATCATTGGTATTCTATGGATGTTTAAAGGCGAGCTGTTAAAGGGGAATCGGAAAGGTCGTATTTTATCCTATTTTAACCCGTTTGATTATGAAAATGATGTTGGTCATCAAGTTGTAAATAGTTATTATGCAATTGGTGGAGGCGGCTTAGAAGGAAGGGGACTAGGTCAATCCATTCAAAAATTAGGGTATTTGCCTGAACCACAAACCGATTTTATTATGGCGATTATTATGGAAGAGCTAGGTATTTGGGGAGTGCTAATCGTCTTAGGTGGTCTAGGGTTTATTATATATAAAGGATTCTCGATTGCTTTGCGCACGAAAGACCCACTAGCGCGTATGATTGCGGCTGGTATTGCAAGCTGGATTGGTTTTCAGTCGTTTATCAATCTTGGGGGTGTAACTGGGTTAATCCCGTTAACCGGTGTAACGCTACCTTTTATTAGCTATGGCGGGACATCTATAATTATTCTATCTTTGGCTATGGGGATATTGATTAATGTTTCCATGTTTGAAAAGGTAGAAAGGAAAAAATCACAATCATAA
- the pyc gene encoding pyruvate carboxylase — protein MVSINKILVANRGEIAIRIFRACTELHIQTVAIYSREDSGAFHRFKADEAYLVGAGKKPIDAYLDIEGIIAIAKDAGVDAIHPGYGFLSENVEFARRCEQEGIVFIGPTSEHLDMFGDKVKARSQAIAAGIPVIPGTDGPVADLAEVEAFASTYGYPVMIKAALGGGGRGMRLVHTSEELASSYERAKSEAKAAFGSDEVYVEKAIIKPKHIEVQIIGDQQGNIVHLYERDCSIQRRHQKVVEIAPSHSISESLRNRICEAAVQLMKNVSYINAGTVEFLVAGEDFYFIEVNPRIQVEHTITEMITGIDIVHTQIKVAAGYALHSEEIHLPKQEEMPMIGYAIQARVTTEDPANDFMPDTGKLMVYRSSGGFGVRLDAGNGFQGAVVTPYYDSLLVKISTSGMSFQEAAAKMDRNLKEFRIRGVKTNIPFLNNVVTHEKFLTGAFDTSFIDTTPELFNFPVRKDRGTKLLSYIGNVTLNGFPGVEKKAKPIFVQPSMPKMDPFIVPPAGTKQILDAQGAEGLVKWIQAQEDVLLTDTTFRDAHQSLLATRVRSQDMFQIADATAHLLHNFFSLEMWGGATFDVAYRFLKEDPWERLAKLREQVPNVLFQMLLRGANAVGYTNYPDNLIREFISESAASGIDVFRIFDSLNWIKGMEVAIDAARQSGKIAEAAICYTGDILDDTRAKYSVQYYKDMARELEAAGAHILAIKDMAGLLKPEAAYRLVSELKETSSLPIHLHTHDTSGNGIYLYAKAIEAGVDIIDTALGSMAGLTSQPSANSLYYAMKGSQRKVRADIEALEKLSYYWEDVRHYYKDFESGMMSPHSEIYVHEMPGGQYSNLQQQAKAVGLGDRWEEVKRMYSRVNLLFGDIVKVTPSSKVVGDMALFMVQNELDEQSVLTRGQTIDFPDSVIEFFQGYLGQPHGGFPEALQKVVLKDREAITVRPGELLEPIHFEQLEAVLEDKLNRPVTKKDILAYALYPKVFEEYAKTVDSFGNISVLDTPTFLYGLKLGEEIEVEIEKGKTLIIKLVSIGEPQHDGTRVMYFELNGQSRELVIQDMTVEVDGSLALKADPSNPNQIGATMPGTVLKVVVSKGSQVKRGDHLLITEAMKMETTVQAPKDGIVKEIYASAGDAISTGDLLIEIE, from the coding sequence ATGGTGTCAATCAACAAAATTCTCGTAGCCAATCGGGGAGAAATTGCGATTCGTATTTTCCGTGCCTGCACGGAGCTTCATATCCAAACGGTAGCCATTTATTCACGAGAGGATAGTGGTGCCTTCCATCGCTTTAAAGCAGATGAGGCCTATTTAGTAGGGGCGGGTAAAAAGCCAATTGATGCTTATTTAGATATCGAGGGTATTATAGCGATTGCTAAAGACGCGGGCGTAGATGCCATTCATCCGGGGTATGGTTTTTTATCGGAAAATGTAGAATTTGCACGTCGTTGTGAGCAGGAGGGCATTGTGTTTATTGGTCCTACTTCTGAACATTTAGATATGTTTGGAGATAAGGTCAAAGCACGTTCGCAAGCTATTGCCGCTGGAATTCCTGTTATTCCGGGTACAGATGGCCCTGTCGCTGATTTAGCAGAGGTAGAGGCATTTGCTAGCACCTATGGCTATCCAGTTATGATTAAGGCAGCACTTGGGGGTGGTGGCCGTGGGATGCGCCTAGTCCATACATCAGAGGAGCTTGCTTCTTCTTATGAACGAGCTAAATCAGAGGCAAAGGCTGCTTTTGGCTCGGATGAGGTATATGTTGAGAAGGCGATTATCAAGCCGAAGCATATTGAGGTTCAAATTATTGGCGATCAGCAGGGCAATATCGTGCATCTCTATGAGCGTGATTGTTCGATTCAACGTCGCCATCAAAAGGTCGTTGAAATCGCCCCTTCGCATTCTATTTCAGAAAGTTTAAGAAATCGAATTTGTGAGGCGGCCGTGCAGCTCATGAAAAATGTCTCGTACATAAATGCTGGGACAGTGGAATTTCTAGTAGCAGGTGAGGATTTTTATTTCATTGAGGTTAACCCTCGCATTCAAGTGGAGCATACCATTACGGAAATGATTACGGGTATCGATATCGTGCACACTCAAATTAAGGTGGCGGCAGGCTATGCGCTGCACAGTGAAGAAATTCATCTGCCAAAGCAGGAAGAGATGCCGATGATTGGCTATGCTATTCAGGCCCGTGTAACAACAGAAGACCCTGCCAATGATTTTATGCCTGATACAGGTAAGCTGATGGTGTATCGTTCGAGTGGTGGCTTTGGGGTTCGTTTAGATGCAGGGAATGGCTTCCAGGGTGCTGTGGTGACACCGTACTACGATTCCTTATTGGTGAAAATATCAACATCAGGAATGTCGTTTCAAGAAGCTGCTGCGAAAATGGACCGTAACTTAAAAGAATTCCGTATTCGTGGGGTTAAAACGAATATTCCGTTTTTAAATAATGTCGTGACACATGAGAAATTTTTAACAGGTGCCTTCGATACAAGCTTTATCGATACTACGCCTGAACTATTTAATTTCCCTGTGCGCAAGGACCGGGGGACAAAGCTGTTAAGCTATATTGGCAATGTGACATTAAATGGCTTCCCAGGGGTAGAGAAGAAGGCAAAGCCAATTTTTGTACAGCCAAGCATGCCGAAAATGGACCCATTTATCGTGCCACCAGCAGGTACAAAGCAAATTTTAGATGCCCAAGGAGCAGAAGGGCTTGTGAAATGGATTCAGGCACAGGAGGATGTACTGCTTACAGATACAACGTTCCGAGATGCACACCAATCCCTACTGGCAACACGTGTGCGTTCACAGGATATGTTCCAAATTGCCGATGCCACGGCGCACTTGCTGCATAATTTCTTCTCGCTCGAAATGTGGGGAGGGGCGACGTTTGATGTGGCCTACCGTTTCTTAAAAGAGGACCCATGGGAGCGCCTTGCAAAGCTACGTGAACAGGTGCCAAATGTGCTTTTCCAGATGTTACTGCGTGGGGCAAATGCGGTAGGCTATACCAACTACCCGGATAATTTAATCCGTGAATTTATCTCAGAATCAGCAGCATCAGGGATTGATGTGTTCCGTATTTTCGATAGCTTAAACTGGATAAAAGGCATGGAAGTAGCCATTGATGCGGCCCGTCAATCAGGGAAAATTGCCGAGGCAGCAATCTGTTACACAGGTGATATTTTGGATGACACACGTGCAAAGTATTCAGTGCAGTACTATAAGGACATGGCAAGGGAGCTAGAAGCAGCAGGTGCACATATTTTAGCCATTAAAGATATGGCTGGTTTATTAAAACCGGAAGCCGCGTATCGTTTAGTTTCCGAGTTAAAAGAGACGTCAAGTCTACCAATCCACTTGCATACACATGACACAAGTGGAAACGGCATTTATCTATATGCCAAAGCCATTGAAGCAGGTGTAGATATTATCGATACAGCCCTCGGTTCGATGGCGGGCTTAACATCACAACCAAGTGCGAATTCCCTGTATTATGCGATGAAGGGCAGTCAGCGTAAGGTACGTGCTGATATTGAAGCGCTAGAAAAGCTATCCTACTACTGGGAGGATGTACGCCATTATTATAAGGATTTTGAAAGTGGCATGATGAGCCCGCATTCTGAAATTTATGTACATGAAATGCCAGGTGGTCAGTACAGTAATCTTCAGCAGCAGGCAAAAGCAGTTGGCCTTGGCGATAGATGGGAAGAAGTGAAGCGCATGTATTCCCGCGTGAACCTTCTATTTGGTGATATTGTCAAAGTAACCCCATCCTCAAAGGTAGTTGGGGATATGGCATTATTTATGGTGCAAAATGAATTAGACGAACAGTCCGTCTTAACAAGAGGACAAACGATCGACTTCCCGGACTCTGTTATTGAGTTCTTCCAGGGATATTTAGGACAACCACACGGAGGTTTCCCTGAGGCGTTGCAAAAGGTTGTATTAAAGGACCGTGAAGCCATTACAGTACGCCCTGGTGAACTACTAGAGCCTATCCATTTTGAGCAGCTGGAAGCAGTGCTAGAGGACAAATTAAATCGTCCTGTTACAAAGAAGGATATACTCGCTTATGCACTCTATCCGAAAGTGTTTGAAGAATACGCCAAAACAGTGGACTCCTTTGGCAATATTTCAGTATTAGATACACCGACCTTCCTTTATGGATTAAAGCTAGGGGAAGAGATCGAGGTCGAAATTGAAAAAGGAAAAACGCTGATTATCAAGCTAGTTTCCATTGGAGAGCCACAGCACGATGGGACACGCGTGATGTATTTTGAGCTAAATGGTCAATCCCGTGAGCTTGTGATTCAAGATATGACGGTAGAGGTGGACGGTAGCTTGGCGTTAAAGGCAGATCCAAGCAATCCAAACCAAATCGGCGCCACGATGCCAGGAACCGTGTTAAAGGTAGTGGTATCGAAGGGGAGTCAAGTAAAACGAGGAGATCACCTATTAATTACCGAGGCCATGAAAATGGAAACAACTGTCCAAGCACCAAAAGACGGTATTGTAAAAGAGATTTATGCAAGTGCAGGAGATGCAATTTCCACGGGTGATTTGTTAATTGAAATAGAATAA